Within the Deltaproteobacteria bacterium genome, the region GACGTGGAGTCTCGGATGGAAGGGCTGATGTTCGGCGAGCACCTGAAGGAGCACCGCCCTCCATCCCCCGAAATCGGCCGCGCGCACCGGATCGACGACGCCACGGGACGCTACATCGTCTACCTGAAGAGCACCTTCCCCGCCCGCCTCTCCCTCGAAGGGATGCGCATTGTGGTCGATTGCGCGCACGGCGCGGCGTACCGGATCGCCCCGCAGGTGTTTTCCGAGCTCGGCGCGGAGGTCGTCACGATCGGCGCCTCACCGAACGGGCTGAACATCAACGAGCAGTGCGGGTCGCTCTACCCGGAGGTGGTCTCCGCGAAGGTCCGGGAGTCGAGGGCGGACCTCGGCATCTCCCTCGACGGCGACGCCGACCGGGTGATCCTGGTGGACCAGAAAGGCGACGTCCTGGACGGCGACCGGATCATGGCCGTGTGCGCGGCGGAGCTCGCGCGGAAGAAGACGCTCGCGCGGAGCACGGTGGTGGCCACCGTGATGAGCAACCTCGGGCTCGAGCTGTATCTGAAGGATCGGAAGATCAAGCTGGTCCGCGCGCCGGTCGGAGACCGGTACGTCGTGGAGGCGATGCGCGCGGGCGGCTACAACTTCGGCGGGGAGCAGTCGGGTCACCTGATCTTCCTCGACCACGCCACCACCGGGGACGGCGTGCTCGCCGCGCTCCAGTTCCTGGCCGTCATGGTCGAATCCGGGACGAAGGCGTCCGCGCTGGGCACCGAGCTGGTCGTCTTCCCGCAGCTGCTCCACAACGTCCGGATGAAGCACCGGGTCCCGCTCGAGTCGATGAAGGGGTTCCGGAAGGCGCAGGCCGAATTCGAGAAGGCGCTGGGGAGCCGCGGGCGGATCGTCGTGCGGTACAGCGGGACGGAGCCGCTCCTTCGGATCATGGTCGAAGGCGAGAACCGGGCGGAGGTCGAGGAGATCGTGAAGGCGCTGGGCGAAAAGGCGAAGGAAGAGGGCCGATAGGCATGGGCAAGCGCCTCGGGGTGAACATCGACCACGTGGCCACGCTGCGGCAGGCGCGGCGGGGACGGGTACCGGAGCCGGCGACGGCGGCGGGGATCGCGGAGCTTTCGGGGGCGGACGGGATCACGGTCCACCTGCGGGAAGACCGTCGGCACATCCAGGACCGCGACCTCGAGGTCCTGAAATCGGTTGTCGCCACCCGGATCAACCTGGAGATGGCGGCCACGGACGAGATGATCCGGATCGCCTGCGCCCTCCGGCCGTACTCCGCCACGCTGGTTCCCGAAAAGCGCGAGGAGGTGACCACCGAGGGGGGGCTGGACGTACTCGGCCACCGGGACGCGCTGCTGCAGGCCGCGGCCCGGTTGAAGGAGGCGGGCATCCTCGTCAGCATGTTCATCGACCCGGACCTTCCGCAGGTGAGGGCTTCTCGTCAGGCCGGGGCCGACGCGATCGAGATCCACACGGGGACGTATTGCGAGGCGTTCCTTTCCGGAACGTTCCAGGCGGAGCTCTCGAAGATCCGGGCTGCCGCCGCGTACGCCGCCTCTGCGGGCTTGAAGGTGTTCGCCGGGCACGGGCTCGACGTCCGCAACATCGTCCCGGTCCTGTCCATCCAACAGATAGAGGAATTCAACATCGGGCACAGCATCAT harbors:
- a CDS encoding phosphoglucosamine mutase; translated protein: MPRKLFGTDGVRGVANTDPMTVETATALGQAAAHIFRNRSGGRHKVVIGKDTRLSGYMFETALSAGICAMGGDVLLVGPMPTPGIAFLTRSMRADAGVVISASHNPYQDNGIKFFGRDGFKLPDDVESRMEGLMFGEHLKEHRPPSPEIGRAHRIDDATGRYIVYLKSTFPARLSLEGMRIVVDCAHGAAYRIAPQVFSELGAEVVTIGASPNGLNINEQCGSLYPEVVSAKVRESRADLGISLDGDADRVILVDQKGDVLDGDRIMAVCAAELARKKTLARSTVVATVMSNLGLELYLKDRKIKLVRAPVGDRYVVEAMRAGGYNFGGEQSGHLIFLDHATTGDGVLAALQFLAVMVESGTKASALGTELVVFPQLLHNVRMKHRVPLESMKGFRKAQAEFEKALGSRGRIVVRYSGTEPLLRIMVEGENRAEVEEIVKALGEKAKEEGR
- a CDS encoding pyridoxine 5'-phosphate synthase; translation: MGKRLGVNIDHVATLRQARRGRVPEPATAAGIAELSGADGITVHLREDRRHIQDRDLEVLKSVVATRINLEMAATDEMIRIACALRPYSATLVPEKREEVTTEGGLDVLGHRDALLQAAARLKEAGILVSMFIDPDLPQVRASRQAGADAIEIHTGTYCEAFLSGTFQAELSKIRAAAAYAASAGLKVFAGHGLDVRNIVPVLSIQQIEEFNIGHSIIARAVFIGLPAAIREIAELIHGS